In a genomic window of Nitrosarchaeum sp.:
- a CDS encoding ATP-binding cassette domain-containing protein, which translates to MYSVETRSLSKTFGTVKAVNDISFAVESGEIFGFLGPNGAGKSTTIMILTTLLKPTSGQALVSGFDVMTHAKQVRQSIGYVQQESTVDEYLSGRENLLLQARLNHIPKDQINKRIDEILELIELTDKQNDSVVTYSGGMRKRLDIAGGLLHHPKVLFLDEPTVGLDIQTRRKIWEYIKKIHKEFNMTIFLTTHYMEEADQLCDRIGIIDHGQIQIIDTPENMKNAMGNEVISVKFESKNPDDFLSQLHKIEYVKKINKDNDKLTIFTSNGTQVIPEIFKISSTLEIKIISISLTQPTLDDVFISYTGREMRDDDVGFNRKREHAKMKRLRA; encoded by the coding sequence ATGTACTCAGTAGAGACTAGATCTCTTTCAAAAACTTTTGGTACTGTAAAAGCTGTAAATGATATCTCTTTTGCAGTAGAATCTGGTGAGATATTTGGATTTCTTGGTCCTAACGGTGCAGGTAAAAGCACAACAATTATGATACTTACTACATTACTCAAACCAACATCTGGACAAGCCCTTGTTTCTGGGTTTGATGTAATGACACATGCAAAGCAAGTTCGTCAAAGCATAGGATATGTGCAACAGGAATCTACTGTTGATGAATACTTGTCAGGACGCGAAAATTTACTATTGCAAGCAAGACTCAATCATATCCCAAAAGATCAAATCAATAAAAGAATCGACGAAATTTTGGAATTAATTGAATTAACTGATAAGCAAAATGACTCTGTAGTTACTTATTCTGGCGGTATGAGAAAGAGATTGGATATTGCAGGTGGACTACTACACCATCCCAAAGTTTTGTTTTTAGATGAGCCTACAGTTGGCTTGGATATTCAAACACGTAGAAAAATTTGGGAATATATAAAAAAAATACACAAAGAATTCAATATGACTATCTTTCTTACAACCCACTACATGGAAGAAGCTGATCAACTGTGTGATAGAATTGGAATTATTGATCACGGGCAGATTCAAATCATTGATACTCCAGAAAATATGAAAAATGCAATGGGTAATGAAGTAATATCTGTAAAATTTGAAAGCAAAAACCCAGATGATTTTTTATCACAACTACATAAAATTGAATATGTTAAAAAAATAAACAAAGACAATGACAAGTTAACAATTTTTACATCAAATGGAACACAAGTAATTCCTGAAATTTTTAAAATCTCATCTACACTTGAAATTAAAATCATTTCCATTTCATTGACTCAGCCGACTTTGGATGATGTCTTTATCTCTTACACCGGTCGGGAAATGAGAGATGATGATGTTGGATTTAATAGAAAACGTGAACATGCAAAGATGAAGAGGCTACGTGCATGA
- a CDS encoding ABC transporter permease: MYDTYTVFWRELKRYKKSRSGVLIRLIQPAIWIIVIGNTFSGTQPLIQSVGFEGEYIEFMAPGVIILTAIFTSIFGGVNTLWDRRYGFMNKALTSPISRSSIALGKMSAISLISAMQASLIVGIALAIGVNFPNPFMIAPIMAIVVLFSLGFSGISVIVAATAKSQETFWGVINFLGMPLFMLSPALFPLELLPDWLATVAKLNPVTYTVLLVREMMTGVSEGGIPALLSIGIITAFVLVMIGLASYVFTREVNKPF; encoded by the coding sequence ATGTACGATACTTATACTGTATTTTGGAGAGAGCTGAAAAGATACAAAAAATCTCGTAGTGGGGTTTTGATTCGGTTAATTCAACCTGCAATTTGGATTATTGTAATTGGTAATACTTTTTCTGGAACTCAACCACTGATTCAATCTGTTGGATTCGAAGGAGAATACATCGAATTTATGGCGCCAGGTGTGATAATACTTACTGCAATTTTTACTAGTATTTTTGGTGGAGTAAACACCTTGTGGGATAGAAGATATGGATTTATGAACAAGGCATTGACGTCTCCTATTTCACGTTCCTCTATTGCATTGGGAAAAATGTCGGCAATCTCTTTAATCTCTGCAATGCAAGCTAGTTTGATAGTTGGAATTGCTTTGGCAATTGGTGTAAATTTTCCAAATCCGTTTATGATTGCACCAATAATGGCAATTGTTGTATTATTTTCTCTTGGATTTTCCGGAATCTCTGTTATAGTTGCAGCCACTGCAAAGTCTCAGGAGACCTTTTGGGGCGTGATTAATTTTCTTGGGATGCCGTTATTCATGTTGAGCCCTGCACTTTTTCCTCTAGAATTGCTACCTGACTGGTTGGCAACCGTAGCAAAACTCAATCCTGTAACCTATACTGTTTTACTTGTTAGAGAGATGATGACTGGAGTTTCAGAAGGAGGAATCCCCGCGTTGCTCAGTATAGGAATTATCACTGCATTTGTTTTAGTGATGATTGGTCTGGCAAGCTATGTCTTTACAAGAGAAGTAAACAAACCATTTTAG
- the pstS gene encoding phosphate ABC transporter substrate-binding protein PstS, which translates to MITKTTSMLMIATIVAIMAPLNVNAESEPAAPNTSFVYNINGAGATFPFPLIDLWRVEYNADFKNVNLNYQSIGSGGGIKQHIEKTVNFAATDAPLTVKERGLAPNTLHIPETMGGVTIPYNIPEIPKSGLKLTGKVISGIFLGEITKWNDPLIKEHNPGLNLPNQDIVVAHRSDGSGTTFVFTDYLATVDPDGWNAKVGKGKSVPWPVGLAAAGNEGVAGIIKSTTYSIGYVELAYAFQTGMTVASVQNGDKNKFVEPTIDSIAASAASIVDKLPASESDWSAVSMVNAPGSNSYPISSLTYLLLYEDLKDTSKNKEQAKTTLHMIHWMITDGQEFSHSLLYPKLPDNVVELSKKGLSKVKYDGEILWNYDVKTTSKTETKNSNIPDWIRNNAKWWADGLITDEDYIQGLQYLISQGILKV; encoded by the coding sequence ATGATAACAAAGACGACATCTATGCTTATGATCGCAACTATAGTTGCTATTATGGCACCACTAAATGTAAATGCTGAATCAGAACCTGCAGCTCCAAACACCAGTTTTGTTTATAACATAAATGGTGCTGGTGCTACATTTCCATTTCCGCTGATTGATCTATGGAGAGTAGAATACAATGCCGATTTTAAGAATGTAAACCTAAATTATCAATCAATTGGAAGTGGAGGTGGAATTAAACAGCACATTGAAAAAACTGTGAACTTTGCAGCAACTGATGCACCATTAACTGTTAAAGAACGAGGTCTAGCTCCAAATACATTGCATATTCCTGAAACAATGGGAGGAGTAACCATACCATACAATATTCCTGAAATTCCTAAAAGTGGATTGAAACTAACTGGAAAAGTGATTTCTGGTATATTTCTTGGTGAAATTACTAAATGGAACGATCCATTAATCAAAGAACACAATCCTGGATTGAATCTTCCTAATCAAGATATTGTAGTGGCACACCGTTCAGATGGATCTGGAACTACTTTCGTATTCACTGATTATCTTGCTACAGTTGATCCAGATGGTTGGAATGCAAAAGTAGGAAAAGGAAAATCGGTTCCTTGGCCAGTAGGTTTAGCTGCTGCAGGAAATGAGGGTGTTGCAGGAATTATAAAATCTACAACATATTCAATAGGGTATGTTGAATTAGCATATGCATTCCAAACTGGAATGACTGTTGCTTCTGTTCAAAATGGTGACAAAAATAAATTTGTTGAACCAACAATTGATAGTATTGCTGCTTCCGCAGCTAGTATTGTTGATAAACTTCCTGCATCTGAATCTGATTGGTCAGCAGTGTCTATGGTAAATGCCCCAGGTTCTAATTCATATCCTATCTCAAGTTTGACGTATCTTCTGTTATATGAAGATCTAAAAGATACCTCAAAGAACAAAGAACAAGCAAAAACCACACTTCACATGATTCATTGGATGATAACTGATGGACAGGAATTTTCACATAGTCTGTTATATCCTAAACTTCCAGACAATGTTGTGGAGCTGAGTAAGAAAGGATTATCTAAGGTAAAATACGACGGTGAAATTCTTTGGAACTATGATGTTAAAACTACATCTAAAACAGAAACCAAAAATTCAAACATTCCAGATTGGATTAGAAACAATGCAAAATGGTGGGCAGATGGATTAATCACTGATGAGGACTATATCCAAGGACTGCAATATCTTATATCTCAAGGTATTCTAAAAGTCTAA
- a CDS encoding phosphate signaling complex PhoU family protein — protein sequence MKLSENTKQTRKIQLSGGSTYIISMPKEWIEELKIKVGENVTIVKNSNKSLTLFPREHGNDKNQTTATIISSQKDSGESVKRKIIAAYLAGYKTIQIKTKGMKIPSEHSRSIRELVHSSMIGTEIVESSSEAMTIQILTRLPELSFESALKRMHLMAINMIKEAIESLEEKDIPHADEVINMDDEVDRFGLYMRRNLVLAIENQSILEDMGLKRPSDCLEYRTIVGKIERIGDHASLIAKRIKFIEDEIDLKTISKIKKLSEKALEVFEESMMSVQNHDFQKAENVAEKVSKIIEEEKEIMSKINDNGKNSTVIKFILEDLRRIIEYSGDIAEVAIDENIQSIISEE from the coding sequence GTGAAACTATCTGAAAACACTAAACAAACAAGGAAAATTCAGCTTAGTGGAGGTTCCACATACATCATATCAATGCCAAAAGAATGGATTGAGGAATTAAAAATTAAAGTCGGAGAAAATGTAACTATAGTAAAAAATTCAAACAAATCATTAACTCTATTTCCAAGAGAACATGGTAATGATAAAAATCAAACTACGGCCACTATAATTTCAAGTCAAAAAGATTCAGGTGAATCAGTCAAAAGAAAAATAATCGCAGCATATCTTGCAGGGTATAAAACTATTCAAATTAAGACTAAGGGAATGAAGATTCCGTCAGAACATTCCAGAAGTATACGAGAGCTGGTCCACTCATCTATGATAGGAACCGAGATTGTTGAATCTAGTTCAGAGGCAATGACTATTCAAATTTTAACTAGATTGCCAGAATTGTCATTTGAATCCGCACTAAAGAGAATGCATCTAATGGCTATCAATATGATTAAAGAGGCAATAGAATCTTTAGAAGAAAAAGACATTCCACATGCAGATGAAGTTATCAATATGGATGACGAGGTAGATAGATTTGGATTGTATATGCGGCGAAATTTAGTTTTGGCAATTGAAAATCAAAGTATACTTGAAGATATGGGATTAAAAAGACCATCAGATTGTCTTGAATATAGAACCATAGTAGGCAAGATAGAAAGAATAGGAGATCATGCAAGTCTAATTGCAAAGAGAATTAAATTTATTGAAGATGAAATTGATCTAAAAACCATATCAAAAATTAAAAAATTATCTGAAAAAGCACTAGAAGTTTTTGAAGAATCAATGATGTCTGTTCAAAATCATGATTTTCAAAAAGCTGAAAATGTTGCAGAAAAGGTAAGCAAAATAATTGAGGAAGAAAAAGAAATTATGTCAAAGATAAACGACAATGGAAAAAATTCAACAGTAATAAAATTTATTTTAGAAGATTTGAGGAGAATTATAGAATATTCAGGAGATATTGCAGAAGTTGCAATCGATGAAAATATTCAGAGTATTATTTCTGAAGAATAA
- the pstC gene encoding phosphate ABC transporter permease subunit PstC, translated as MNKVNLNIKQRKIISDKIFKIGVTVAGAYVLVVVVLIAFQLVSESYPVWEEEGLSFITKTDWNAVEGRESFGALPYILGTLTTSAIAMMIGVPLSIGIAMFISDAPPKIGAPLGFLVELLAAVPSVIYGLWGLYVFRIYFRDWFETPLHDAFGDNIWLFSGNPYGLDILTASVILAIMIIPTVSAVSREIMKAVPQQQKEAAYMLGATKWEMFKLAIFPYSKTGLIGASILGLGRAVGETMAVTMLIGNATGLGAIPSSLFGPSQTMSSIIANEFVEASPASIHMPALIGIGLILLLIAIVINVVAHLLVTRMLKIKEGAINN; from the coding sequence ATGAATAAAGTAAATCTGAATATAAAACAAAGAAAAATAATTTCAGATAAAATATTCAAGATCGGGGTTACTGTTGCTGGTGCATATGTTTTGGTAGTAGTTGTATTGATAGCATTTCAACTAGTCTCAGAATCATATCCTGTATGGGAGGAAGAAGGATTGTCATTTATCACAAAAACAGATTGGAATGCCGTGGAAGGTAGAGAATCATTTGGTGCACTGCCTTATATTTTGGGTACACTGACTACATCCGCAATTGCAATGATGATCGGTGTTCCGCTAAGCATAGGAATTGCAATGTTTATCTCAGATGCCCCTCCTAAAATTGGAGCTCCTCTGGGCTTTTTGGTAGAACTTTTAGCTGCAGTCCCAAGTGTAATTTATGGACTATGGGGATTGTATGTTTTTAGAATTTATTTTCGAGATTGGTTTGAAACCCCATTACATGATGCATTTGGAGATAATATTTGGTTGTTTTCTGGTAATCCATATGGATTGGATATTCTAACTGCAAGCGTTATACTTGCAATTATGATAATTCCAACCGTTTCTGCAGTATCTCGAGAGATAATGAAGGCTGTCCCTCAACAACAAAAGGAGGCAGCTTACATGCTTGGTGCAACAAAATGGGAGATGTTCAAACTCGCAATATTTCCATATTCCAAAACTGGATTGATAGGTGCTTCTATTCTAGGTCTAGGCCGAGCTGTCGGTGAAACAATGGCAGTCACAATGCTAATTGGAAATGCAACTGGACTTGGTGCAATTCCATCATCGTTATTCGGTCCCAGTCAAACCATGTCAAGTATTATTGCAAACGAATTCGTTGAAGCATCACCTGCATCTATTCATATGCCTGCACTAATTGGAATTGGGTTGATTCTTTTGTTAATTGCTATTGTGATTAATGTAGTTGCTCATTTGCTTGTAACAAGAATGTTAAAAATTAAAGAAGGTGCAATTAATAATTGA
- the pstA gene encoding phosphate ABC transporter permease PstA — MNDIQTRRQEYRLLFKQNVAKRLFVDKIVRIIVFSCVIIAIIPLGSILVEVFKNGITAISIEFLTETPGSIGSGEGGIGPAIQGTLIIIGLSSLIGVPIGVMSGIFLSEYGDNKLAKSIRFFNDVFMEFPSIILGIFAFLIIVLVLGHFSVWAGAFALSLIMFPIVARTTEESLKMVPMTYREAGTALGLKKWIITFRIVISAAKSGMITGILLSVSRIGGETAPLIMTILGSSQFFSSMDTPMDALPLRIWRLSLLPYDSAQLQGWGAALVLIMIILGINLGVRYYFSNKKNLFFGKFIKQRRNTIK, encoded by the coding sequence TTGAATGATATTCAAACCAGAAGACAAGAATATCGTTTATTATTCAAACAAAATGTTGCAAAAAGATTATTTGTAGATAAGATTGTTCGAATAATTGTTTTTTCTTGTGTAATAATTGCGATTATCCCATTAGGCAGTATCTTGGTTGAAGTATTCAAAAACGGTATAACTGCAATTAGTATTGAATTTTTAACTGAAACTCCTGGTTCTATTGGTTCTGGGGAAGGGGGAATAGGACCTGCCATTCAAGGAACTTTGATAATTATTGGATTGTCTAGTTTAATTGGTGTTCCAATAGGTGTGATGTCTGGTATTTTTCTTTCTGAATACGGTGACAACAAACTTGCAAAATCAATTCGATTCTTTAATGATGTTTTTATGGAATTTCCATCAATCATTCTTGGAATCTTTGCATTTTTGATAATTGTTTTAGTTCTTGGTCATTTCTCAGTTTGGGCTGGAGCATTTGCCTTGTCTTTGATAATGTTTCCAATTGTTGCCCGAACTACAGAAGAGTCATTGAAGATGGTGCCAATGACTTATCGTGAAGCTGGAACTGCATTAGGACTAAAAAAATGGATTATCACATTTAGAATTGTAATCTCCGCTGCAAAGAGCGGTATGATTACTGGAATACTGCTTTCTGTATCTCGAATTGGTGGCGAGACAGCTCCTCTAATCATGACAATTCTTGGAAGTAGTCAATTCTTTAGCAGTATGGATACGCCTATGGATGCTTTACCTTTGAGAATATGGCGACTTTCTTTATTGCCTTATGATAGTGCCCAACTTCAGGGATGGGGGGCTGCATTAGTTTTGATTATGATTATACTTGGAATTAATTTGGGAGTCAGATATTATTTTTCAAATAAAAAAAATCTATTTTTTGGTAAATTCATCAAACAGAGGAGAAATACTATAAAATGA
- the pstB gene encoding phosphate ABC transporter ATP-binding protein PstB yields MTALSTKPTDMETSHLTNIDSKSIESKYKMIAENVTVSYDGIEAVKNVTMKFKEKSVTALIGPSGCGKTTFLRCLNRMHDMTKNAKVTGKVMIDDIDLYSKDIDPIYHRRKVGMVFQKPNPFPTMSIFDNVTAGLRLNGVRDKRILDEIVEDSLKMAYLWDEVKNDLKKSAIELSGGQQQRLCIARALAIQPEVLLMDEPASALDPIATQKIEETITELKKDYAIIIVTHNMQQAIRVSDYTGFMYLGDLIEFRETKKLFTDPKDELTAKYVQGHFG; encoded by the coding sequence ATGACTGCATTGAGTACAAAACCAACTGATATGGAGACATCTCATCTTACTAACATCGATTCAAAATCTATTGAATCAAAATACAAAATGATTGCAGAAAATGTTACAGTAAGTTATGACGGTATAGAAGCAGTGAAAAATGTCACCATGAAATTCAAAGAAAAATCTGTCACCGCATTAATCGGTCCATCTGGTTGTGGAAAAACTACGTTTCTTCGATGTCTAAACAGAATGCATGATATGACAAAAAACGCCAAAGTTACAGGTAAAGTCATGATTGACGATATTGATCTTTATTCAAAAGATATTGATCCAATTTATCACCGAAGAAAAGTTGGAATGGTTTTCCAAAAACCAAATCCGTTTCCAACCATGTCTATTTTTGATAATGTAACTGCAGGACTCCGACTAAATGGAGTTCGTGATAAACGAATTCTTGATGAAATTGTTGAGGATTCTTTGAAGATGGCTTATCTTTGGGACGAAGTAAAAAATGATCTAAAAAAGTCTGCAATTGAATTGTCTGGTGGTCAACAACAACGTCTTTGTATTGCTAGAGCACTTGCTATACAACCTGAAGTATTATTGATGGATGAGCCCGCATCAGCACTTGATCCAATCGCCACTCAAAAAATTGAAGAAACAATTACAGAATTAAAAAAAGATTATGCTATAATTATTGTAACTCATAATATGCAACAAGCAATCCGTGTTTCAGATTACACTGGATTCATGTATCTGGGCGACCTAATAGAATTCCGTGAAACAAAGAAACTATTCACAGATCCTAAAGATGAACTAACTGCAAAATATGTGCAAGGACATTTTGGTTAA
- a CDS encoding phosphate signaling complex PhoU family protein, with translation MTRLIDPSLHKLSFIMSEMGDMVIESISLAIDSYLTGTNTKDQVLKLSDSIRVKYYEVEDLTFDMLLKYQPVADDFRLIRSSTEISYAFSRFGRYAYDITLVRDLFGDVSECTNASLVESTKKVKHMIKEAVLSFAELDIRKAIEIREDEKFIDQIYRERLPKLIESTNTRCALAEALLLRYLERIGDHAVFMSDAINYIVTGKHRPTDERIASHTKTEQN, from the coding sequence ATGACTCGTCTGATAGATCCATCATTGCACAAGTTGTCATTTATCATGTCTGAAATGGGAGATATGGTAATTGAATCCATCTCTTTGGCTATTGATTCGTATCTGACAGGAACAAATACAAAAGATCAGGTTCTCAAATTATCTGATTCTATACGTGTAAAATATTATGAAGTAGAAGATCTCACATTTGATATGCTATTAAAATATCAGCCGGTTGCAGATGATTTTAGACTAATTCGTTCGTCTACAGAAATTTCATACGCATTTTCTAGATTTGGAAGATATGCTTACGATATCACTCTTGTTCGAGATTTGTTTGGTGATGTATCTGAATGTACCAATGCATCACTTGTTGAATCCACAAAAAAAGTAAAACACATGATCAAAGAAGCTGTTTTATCATTTGCTGAACTGGATATTCGAAAAGCTATTGAAATTAGAGAAGATGAAAAATTCATTGATCAAATTTATCGTGAAAGACTACCAAAACTTATAGAATCTACTAATACCAGATGTGCCCTTGCTGAAGCACTTTTGTTGCGATATTTGGAACGAATTGGCGATCATGCCGTATTCATGAGTGATGCAATTAATTACATTGTTACTGGCAAACACCGCCCAACAGATGAACGAATTGCCTCACATACAAAAACTGAACAAAATTAA
- a CDS encoding DUF47 domain-containing protein, which produces MGHMFSWIKSNDKEILLILDSLAKKAVETAEALVVLFSDLSNVEQHAKIKRLENEADILTRDIFSELNKTFITPLDREDMQRIASKIDDVIDFMDGISARTHSYKITTTPPYALEMARELVNATKEVQYIVSKLNNIKNAQDMISHCRTTSIIEHTVDDLYRQSIEKLFESNDAIHIIKLKDIYETMETASDRCVDVADVIEDIVLKYT; this is translated from the coding sequence ATGGGGCACATGTTTTCATGGATAAAATCAAATGATAAAGAAATTTTGCTGATTCTTGATAGTTTAGCTAAAAAAGCAGTTGAAACTGCTGAAGCGCTAGTTGTTTTGTTTTCAGATCTTAGTAATGTAGAACAACATGCAAAAATCAAACGACTTGAAAATGAAGCTGATATTCTTACGCGCGATATTTTTTCTGAACTAAATAAAACATTCATCACTCCTCTAGATCGTGAGGATATGCAAAGAATAGCCTCAAAAATAGACGATGTGATTGATTTCATGGATGGAATTTCTGCACGAACCCATAGCTACAAAATCACTACGACTCCCCCATATGCTCTAGAAATGGCAAGGGAGTTAGTCAACGCAACAAAAGAAGTTCAATACATAGTATCAAAATTAAACAATATTAAAAATGCTCAAGACATGATATCTCATTGCAGAACAACAAGTATAATTGAGCATACCGTCGATGACTTGTATAGACAATCTATTGAAAAACTTTTTGAAAGCAATGACGCAATTCACATAATTAAATTAAAAGATATTTACGAAACAATGGAAACTGCATCAGATAGATGTGTGGATGTTGCAGACGTTATTGAAGATATAGTTCTAAAATACACTTAG